One Pleurocapsa minor HA4230-MV1 DNA segment encodes these proteins:
- a CDS encoding gamma-glutamylcyclotransferase: MKSESSTCDVFVYGTLKPGEANFSAYCEGKVIAQTPAYTWGDLYVLPVGYPAITEGNSKVQGMLLSFNDAQILDSLDRLEDYQPQRAAHLNEYYRASVTVYSLDDRPINQVWAYYMTLAKVKQYQGIKLNSTSWTSKLQTT; the protein is encoded by the coding sequence ATGAAATCTGAATCATCAACCTGTGATGTTTTTGTCTATGGCACGCTTAAACCTGGGGAGGCGAACTTTTCTGCCTATTGTGAGGGCAAAGTAATTGCTCAAACTCCTGCCTACACCTGGGGCGATTTATATGTTCTACCTGTAGGCTATCCTGCGATAACGGAAGGAAACAGCAAAGTTCAAGGGATGCTCTTGTCTTTTAACGATGCTCAGATCTTAGATAGTTTGGATAGATTAGAAGATTATCAGCCACAAAGGGCAGCCCATCTTAACGAATATTATCGTGCTTCTGTTACAGTGTACAGTCTTGACGATCGCCCCATCAATCAAGTCTGGGCATACTATATGACCCTAGCGAAAGTTAAACAGTATCAGGGTATTAAACTCAATTCGACTAGCTGGACGAGCAAATTACAAACTACATGA
- the xth gene encoding exodeoxyribonuclease III, which translates to MKVATWNVNSIRTRLQIVTDWLQQHQVDVLCLQETKVQDHEFPRSPFEDLGYNIYISGQKSYNGVALLSLNPLTDVSCGFSPIVGEIVGEVGDLDLQKRVISGVIDGVRIVNLYVPNGSAIASDKYLYKLAWLKMLRTYLQKLQAQKLEICVCGDFNIALEDKDIYTNKGRDQHIMSSALEREALNQVLALGFQDAFRKFTNEPEQYSWWDYRSGGFARNRGWRIDHHYLTEKLYQQAIKCWIDVEPRKLEKPSDHAPVVVVF; encoded by the coding sequence TTGAAAGTAGCTACTTGGAACGTTAATTCAATTCGGACTCGTTTGCAAATCGTTACAGATTGGCTACAGCAACATCAGGTAGATGTACTCTGTCTCCAGGAAACCAAAGTTCAAGATCACGAATTTCCGCGATCGCCTTTTGAGGATTTGGGTTACAACATCTATATTTCAGGTCAAAAATCCTATAATGGCGTAGCTCTTTTAAGTTTAAATCCACTGACGGATGTTAGCTGTGGTTTTAGTCCCATAGTCGGCGAAATAGTCGGTGAGGTAGGGGATCTCGATTTACAAAAGCGGGTGATTAGTGGGGTGATTGATGGGGTCAGGATCGTTAATCTCTATGTGCCTAACGGTTCTGCGATCGCCAGTGACAAATATTTATATAAGCTGGCATGGCTCAAGATGCTGCGCACATATCTCCAAAAGTTGCAGGCTCAAAAACTAGAAATTTGTGTCTGTGGTGATTTTAATATTGCCTTAGAAGATAAAGATATCTACACAAACAAAGGGAGAGACCAACATATCATGTCTTCTGCGCTGGAAAGAGAGGCGTTAAACCAGGTATTGGCATTAGGTTTTCAGGATGCTTTTCGCAAGTTTACCAATGAGCCAGAACAATATAGCTGGTGGGATTATCGTTCTGGTGGTTTTGCGCGTAATCGCGGTTGGCGCATCGATCATCACTATCTTACAGAGAAGCTCTATCAACAAGCGATTAAATGCTGGATTGATGTTGAACCCAGGAAGCTAGAAAAACCCAGCGATCACGCCCCAGTAGTGGTGGTATTTTAA
- a CDS encoding HAD hydrolase-like protein: MTELAVTSAKTLFVGDSITHDYQGAINAGIDFCYYQKRSPTVEVVQSQSPKLDFQPQYTIENMSQLINILNQG; encoded by the coding sequence TTGACGGAGTTGGCGGTAACCTCAGCGAAAACCCTGTTCGTCGGTGACTCAATTACTCACGATTATCAAGGTGCAATTAATGCAGGAATTGATTTTTGTTATTATCAAAAGCGATCGCCAACTGTGGAAGTCGTTCAATCGCAATCACCGAAACTAGATTTCCAACCTCAATACACCATTGAAAATATGAGCCAGTTAATTAATATTTTAAATCAGGGTTGA
- a CDS encoding sirohydrochlorin chelatase, whose protein sequence is MVNALVQTNSNSLQLPPLPYQRPLLAIGHGTRNDRGRQTFIDFVETYQKLDTSRPVIPCFLELTEPTIEEGVKACVERGYTDITALPILLFAARHNKFDVTNELDRARSPYPQINFSYGRHFGITPKIINLWRDRLAELDQPEHNPRNIDRADTVLLFVGRGSSDPDANGDVCKLARIMWEGSGYKTVETCFIGITHPRLEEGFHRAYLYQAKRVIVLPYFLFTGTLMEKIQNLTAQQEEQHPEIDFACLPEMGIATQLLQVFREREIEAQLGQVAMNCEMCKFRLAAVDEHGHGHGHGHGHGHEHGHGHEHGHGHHHHHASDPYAKLEDYHQRIWQAP, encoded by the coding sequence ATGGTCAATGCTTTAGTTCAAACCAACTCTAATTCCCTACAATTACCGCCCTTACCCTATCAAAGACCTTTACTCGCCATCGGTCACGGTACTAGAAACGATCGCGGCAGACAAACCTTCATTGATTTTGTGGAGACTTACCAAAAGTTAGACACTTCTCGTCCTGTAATTCCCTGTTTTCTAGAATTAACTGAACCCACAATTGAGGAGGGTGTTAAAGCTTGTGTCGAACGAGGCTATACAGACATTACAGCGCTGCCCATTTTATTATTTGCTGCCAGACATAATAAGTTTGATGTTACCAACGAACTAGATCGAGCGCGATCGCCCTATCCGCAAATTAACTTTAGTTATGGTCGTCATTTTGGGATTACACCGAAGATTATTAACCTCTGGCGCGATCGCTTGGCAGAATTAGATCAGCCAGAACATAATCCGCGTAATATTGACCGTGCAGATACTGTACTACTGTTTGTAGGTCGAGGTTCTAGCGATCCTGATGCCAATGGTGATGTCTGCAAACTAGCCCGCATTATGTGGGAAGGTAGTGGCTATAAAACAGTAGAAACTTGCTTTATTGGTATTACCCATCCCCGTCTAGAAGAAGGTTTCCATCGAGCATATCTATATCAGGCAAAACGAGTAATTGTGCTGCCCTATTTCTTGTTTACTGGCACATTGATGGAAAAGATCCAAAATCTTACTGCTCAACAAGAAGAACAACATCCTGAAATCGATTTTGCTTGTTTACCAGAAATGGGTATTGCTACTCAGTTGCTACAGGTGTTTCGGGAAAGGGAAATAGAAGCGCAGTTGGGTCAAGTAGCCATGAACTGCGAAATGTGTAAATTTCGCCTAGCAGCAGTAGATGAACACGGACATGGACACGGACATGGACACGGACACGGACACGAACATGGACACGGACACGAACATGGACACGGACATCACCATCATCATGCTAGCGATCCCTACGCTAAGTTAGAAGATTATCATCAACGTATTTGGCAAGCACCGTAA
- a CDS encoding high light inducible protein, which yields MEPENKFGFTKFAEDWNGRLAMLGFVTAMAVEYFTGNGILGQLGIM from the coding sequence ATGGAACCAGAAAATAAGTTTGGCTTTACTAAATTTGCAGAAGATTGGAATGGTCGTTTAGCTATGTTAGGTTTCGTTACTGCTATGGCAGTGGAATACTTTACTGGGAACGGCATTCTGGGTCAGCTAGGGATTATGTAA
- a CDS encoding cation:proton antiporter subunit C — translation MLEALVFATVLCGFFGIIFKQNLVMKIISMDIMSTGVIAYYIVVASRSGLFTPIVGNREQVTYADPVPQAIILTAIVIGFSIQALMLVGVMKLAKNNPTLETSAIEENNTP, via the coding sequence ATGTTAGAAGCTTTAGTATTCGCTACTGTTTTATGTGGTTTTTTTGGCATCATTTTTAAGCAAAATCTAGTGATGAAGATCATTTCAATGGACATTATGAGTACAGGAGTGATCGCCTACTATATTGTGGTAGCTTCCCGTAGTGGCTTATTTACGCCGATTGTTGGCAATAGAGAGCAGGTTACTTATGCCGATCCTGTACCTCAAGCGATTATTTTAACGGCGATTGTCATTGGGTTTTCGATTCAGGCTTTAATGCTGGTGGGGGTGATGAAGCTAGCAAAAAATAACCCTACTTTAGAAACTAGCGCGATCGAGGAAAATAATACGCCATGA
- a CDS encoding cation:proton antiporter, translated as MSNITIAWLALSFLIGFVIYLLPKLDRLLALGMAVVSAAYAVLIFLERSPLNIQLVDNFGVTLTVDRLSGFFILTNALVTAAVIVYCWQTGKTAFFYMQLIILHGSVNAVFICADFISLYVALEVISIASFLLIAYPRTDAAIWVGLRYLFTSNVAMLFYLVGAVLVYQAHHSFNYAGLQGSPPEAVALIFLGLLVKGGIFVSGLWLPLTHSESESPVSALLSGVVVKAGVFPLVRCALMLEEIDPIVRFFGVATALFGVGFAVLEKDTKRMLAFHTISQLGFVLAAPVVGGFYALTHGLVKSALFLIAGVLPSRNFKQLQQQPIENKIWLVLAIASFSISGFPLLSGFGAKILTSKNLLPWQAIAMNIAALGTAISFAKFIFLPHKNFHRQVEESKLEEKELQPGFWWAMVILLGGLVAANVFYYEAYSITNTIKPLATIALGWLAYLLIFKKLVIKLPRHFEQFDHLTGVMSLMLILLFWIVWTQTQYLT; from the coding sequence ATGAGCAATATAACGATCGCCTGGCTAGCTTTGTCTTTTTTGATCGGGTTTGTGATTTATCTGTTACCTAAGCTAGATCGCCTTTTAGCATTAGGCATGGCTGTAGTTTCCGCTGCTTATGCCGTGCTAATATTTCTCGAGCGATCGCCTTTAAATATTCAGTTAGTAGATAATTTTGGCGTTACTTTAACCGTCGATCGCTTAAGTGGCTTTTTTATCTTAACCAATGCTTTGGTAACAGCAGCAGTGATTGTTTACTGTTGGCAAACTGGTAAAACCGCCTTCTTTTACATGCAGCTAATTATTCTTCATGGCAGCGTTAACGCTGTTTTTATTTGTGCAGATTTTATTAGTTTATATGTGGCGTTAGAAGTAATCAGTATTGCTTCATTTCTCTTGATTGCTTATCCTCGAACAGATGCAGCAATTTGGGTTGGTTTACGCTATTTATTTACCAGTAATGTAGCCATGCTATTTTATCTGGTGGGAGCGGTGTTGGTATATCAAGCACATCATAGTTTTAACTATGCGGGTTTACAAGGTTCTCCCCCAGAAGCTGTGGCGCTTATTTTTCTCGGATTACTAGTTAAAGGGGGAATTTTTGTGTCTGGCTTATGGTTGCCCCTAACCCATTCCGAATCAGAAAGCCCAGTATCAGCTCTACTTTCGGGAGTGGTAGTTAAGGCAGGGGTATTTCCGCTGGTGCGTTGTGCCTTAATGCTCGAAGAAATCGATCCGATCGTGCGCTTTTTTGGGGTAGCTACAGCACTTTTTGGAGTAGGTTTTGCGGTATTGGAAAAAGATACCAAGCGGATGTTAGCATTTCACACGATTTCCCAGTTGGGTTTTGTTTTGGCTGCGCCTGTGGTTGGCGGGTTTTATGCTCTGACTCACGGTTTAGTCAAATCCGCACTATTTCTGATTGCAGGTGTTTTACCTAGTCGTAACTTCAAACAATTACAGCAGCAACCAATTGAGAACAAGATTTGGCTGGTTTTAGCGATCGCCAGTTTTTCCATCTCTGGTTTTCCGTTACTGTCTGGTTTTGGTGCCAAGATCTTAACTAGTAAAAATTTACTCCCCTGGCAGGCGATCGCGATGAATATTGCTGCCCTAGGTACGGCGATTTCCTTTGCTAAATTTATTTTTTTACCACATAAAAACTTTCACCGACAAGTAGAAGAAAGCAAGCTGGAGGAAAAAGAACTTCAACCTGGGTTTTGGTGGGCGATGGTTATTTTACTCGGAGGTTTAGTGGCAGCTAACGTATTTTATTATGAAGCTTACAGCATCACCAATACAATTAAGCCTTTAGCAACCATCGCTTTAGGTTGGCTGGCATATCTTTTAATCTTTAAAAAACTAGTCATCAAACTACCCCGCCATTTTGAGCAGTTCGATCATTTAACAGGGGTAATGAGCTTGATGTTAATCCTACTTTTCTGGATCGTATGGACACAAACACAATATTTAACGTAA
- a CDS encoding Na+/H+ antiporter subunit E yields MDTNTIFNVILRLTIWLLLTNNFGLLNFSIGLAIALLLPQSKTSPEKIKDWLEVLWKIIKAIPQAYLEAIQIMLRPHEREDIVRERVKPNRTPGLIFLDIFLITFTPKTIVTKYDERGWYEVHQVAKKRRNNS; encoded by the coding sequence ATGGACACAAACACAATATTTAACGTAATTTTACGACTCACAATTTGGTTGTTGCTGACCAATAATTTTGGGTTACTTAATTTTTCCATCGGTTTGGCGATCGCTCTTTTATTACCCCAGAGTAAAACCTCCCCAGAAAAAATCAAGGATTGGCTAGAGGTATTATGGAAAATTATCAAAGCAATACCCCAGGCATATCTTGAAGCAATTCAAATTATGCTGCGTCCCCACGAGCGAGAAGATATTGTCCGAGAAAGAGTCAAACCTAATCGCACGCCAGGATTAATTTTTCTCGATATTTTTCTGATTACCTTTACCCCTAAAACTATTGTTACCAAATATGACGAACGAGGTTGGTATGAAGTACATCAAGTTGCTAAAAAAAGACGAAATAATAGTTAA
- a CDS encoding monovalent cation/H(+) antiporter subunit G, translated as MINIFSYSLIVIGMIFWVWGTLPLIGNKSVLFKLHSLSVADTLGSMAILAGLLIKVPSEWSFLLLAIISLAIWNTVLGYVLAYCSSDRQLTREHD; from the coding sequence ATGATTAATATTTTTAGTTACAGTTTGATAGTAATCGGGATGATCTTTTGGGTTTGGGGAACTTTGCCTTTAATTGGCAATAAATCAGTTTTATTTAAGCTTCACAGCCTTTCGGTTGCCGATACTCTTGGTTCAATGGCGATTTTAGCAGGATTACTAATCAAAGTACCCAGTGAATGGTCTTTCTTACTTTTAGCAATTATCAGCCTAGCAATCTGGAATACAGTGCTGGGTTACGTCTTGGCATATTGTTCTAGCGATCGACAACTAACAAGGGAACATGATTGA
- a CDS encoding DUF4040 domain-containing protein: protein MIDKYVYIIVALLPLTSLMLVSQVNPYYALVMRAIVGAIAALSYVILGAADVALTEALVGTMLAVTLYLIAVRSSLVMRLGIIKQDASAPESYFTELVTNLKKALNKYYLRLELIEYPDHKSLKQALVSQEIHATCIEQQPEPNSEAKYQTAIRVHRLFEIMQQELTAPETTLTYVPIANQEHQ, encoded by the coding sequence ATGATTGATAAATACGTTTATATAATTGTTGCTTTACTGCCATTAACATCTTTAATGTTGGTATCTCAGGTAAATCCCTATTACGCTTTAGTGATGCGAGCCATTGTCGGAGCGATCGCTGCATTAAGCTATGTGATTTTAGGTGCTGCGGATGTGGCTTTAACTGAAGCTTTAGTTGGCACAATGTTGGCAGTTACGCTTTATCTAATTGCCGTGCGTTCTTCTCTAGTCATGCGTCTGGGAATAATTAAGCAAGATGCTTCAGCACCAGAAAGTTACTTTACAGAACTAGTAACTAACTTGAAAAAAGCCCTCAATAAATATTATCTACGTTTAGAACTAATTGAATATCCCGATCATAAATCTTTAAAACAGGCATTAGTTAGTCAAGAAATTCACGCCACCTGTATCGAACAACAGCCTGAACCTAACTCAGAGGCAAAATATCAAACGGCAATCAGAGTACATCGTTTATTTGAAATTATGCAGCAAGAATTAACAGCGCCCGAAACAACTTTGACTTATGTACCCATAGCAAATCAGGAGCATCAATAA
- a CDS encoding Na(+)/H(+) antiporter subunit B, with translation MKWAYILAGIALFIKMIVIPNPTAELAGISIVESIVEDTGVSNVVSGIIFRNRLYDTIFEVVVFTIAILGVKFLLANETPIETVVQFSDRPSMILARLGATIAALVSIELAIRGHLSPGGGFAAGVAGGTAIGLIAITSSTEWMEGIYEKYHAVTWEKISVLIFIVLAVITLIGWELPYGELGSLFSGGIIPLLNILVAVKVALGSWAAILLFTRYRGLL, from the coding sequence ATGAAATGGGCTTATATTCTCGCTGGCATCGCCTTATTTATCAAGATGATTGTTATTCCCAACCCCACAGCAGAATTAGCAGGAATATCCATCGTCGAATCCATCGTCGAAGATACTGGTGTCAGCAATGTCGTATCGGGAATTATTTTCCGCAACCGCCTTTATGACACAATCTTTGAAGTCGTAGTGTTTACGATCGCCATTTTAGGAGTCAAGTTTCTTCTGGCAAACGAAACACCCATAGAAACTGTGGTTCAATTTAGCGATCGCCCTTCGATGATTCTCGCACGCCTGGGGGCAACTATTGCTGCCCTGGTAAGTATTGAACTGGCAATTCGCGGACATCTTAGTCCTGGTGGTGGTTTTGCTGCGGGGGTAGCAGGAGGTACGGCGATCGGCTTGATTGCGATCACTTCATCTACTGAATGGATGGAAGGGATCTATGAAAAATATCATGCTGTTACCTGGGAGAAAATTTCGGTACTCATCTTCATTGTCTTGGCTGTCATTACTTTGATTGGGTGGGAGTTACCCTATGGAGAATTAGGTTCATTGTTTAGCGGTGGTATTATTCCTCTGTTAAATATTTTAGTGGCAGTTAAAGTAGCATTAGGCTCTTGGGCAGCAATTTTACTTTTTACTCGCTATCGAGGATTACTTTAA
- the speD gene encoding adenosylmethionine decarboxylase, giving the protein MGTHLVIDAWQAPAELLNDPEAIREALIEAITVGKATLIDMCVHQFSPHGVTATATLAESHIAIHTWPEHGYFAADLFFCGAGQPEMAAKVLQRALKARQVKIQELQRGFIPASLNTISSRGG; this is encoded by the coding sequence ATGGGGACTCATCTGGTCATAGACGCTTGGCAAGCACCGGCTGAATTACTCAACGATCCCGAAGCGATACGTGAAGCATTGATTGAAGCGATTACTGTGGGTAAGGCAACTTTGATTGACATGTGCGTTCATCAATTCAGTCCTCATGGTGTTACGGCTACGGCTACTCTGGCAGAGTCTCATATTGCAATTCATACCTGGCCAGAGCATGGTTATTTTGCTGCTGACTTGTTCTTTTGTGGCGCAGGTCAACCAGAAATGGCAGCAAAGGTTTTACAACGCGCGTTGAAAGCAAGACAGGTCAAAATCCAAGAATTGCAACGCGGTTTCATTCCAGCATCACTCAATACAATTTCATCTAGGGGAGGCTAG
- a CDS encoding branched-chain amino acid ABC transporter permease — MSDFLDPQLLINGIAIGSILALAAIGLTLTYGILKLSNFAHGDFMTLGAYLTWLVNDSGLNIWLSMLIAAAGTIVAMLIAEYLLWKPMRDRRASDTTLIIISIGLALFLRNGILLIYGGSNQQYLLPVVRALEFGDLRIAYYRLVVVGLAIAAIVALHLILKNTKIGKAMRAVSDNIDLARVSGINVERIVLWTWVITGTLTAFAGAMYGLIAVVRPNMGWFLILPMFAAVILGGIGNVYGAIAGAFIIGIAQELSVPLLGSEYKLGVALAIMIVILLVRPQGLFKR, encoded by the coding sequence ATGTCTGACTTCCTAGATCCCCAGCTTCTAATTAACGGCATAGCTATTGGTAGTATTCTTGCCTTAGCTGCTATTGGTTTAACTCTTACCTATGGCATCCTCAAGCTTTCTAATTTCGCTCATGGTGACTTTATGACCTTGGGAGCTTATCTAACCTGGTTGGTCAATGATAGCGGGTTAAATATCTGGCTTTCCATGTTAATCGCAGCAGCAGGAACAATTGTTGCCATGTTGATTGCCGAATATTTGCTTTGGAAACCCATGCGCGATCGCCGTGCTAGTGATACTACCTTGATCATTATTTCCATCGGACTAGCTCTATTTTTACGCAATGGAATTTTGCTAATTTACGGTGGTAGTAATCAGCAATATCTCTTACCTGTAGTCCGCGCTTTGGAGTTTGGGGATTTGAGGATTGCCTATTATCGCTTAGTTGTTGTGGGATTAGCGATCGCTGCGATCGTTGCTCTCCATCTGATCCTCAAAAACACTAAAATTGGCAAAGCCATGCGAGCCGTATCTGATAACATTGACTTGGCAAGGGTTTCAGGTATAAATGTTGAGCGCATTGTTTTATGGACTTGGGTGATTACAGGGACGCTAACCGCTTTTGCTGGGGCGATGTATGGTCTAATTGCCGTGGTGCGTCCTAATATGGGCTGGTTTCTAATTTTGCCTATGTTTGCTGCGGTAATTTTGGGGGGAATTGGTAATGTCTATGGTGCGATCGCAGGAGCATTTATTATTGGTATTGCCCAAGAGTTAAGCGTCCCTCTATTGGGTTCGGAATACAAGCTAGGAGTTGCCTTAGCAATTATGATCGTAATTCTTTTAGTACGCCCTCAAGGACTCTTTAAAAGGTAA
- a CDS encoding DUF2488 family protein has translation MTTYYYVAASQKFLLEEEPFEEVIEERIRNYKERNQEIDFWFIKQPAFLSAPEMAEVKTAIPQPSAAVVTTNKQLATWLKLRLEYVLSGEFEAPSEGIPEPLATLEIA, from the coding sequence ATGACTACCTACTATTATGTTGCTGCTAGCCAAAAGTTTTTATTGGAAGAAGAACCTTTTGAAGAGGTAATCGAAGAAAGAATTCGTAATTATAAGGAAAGAAATCAGGAAATCGATTTTTGGTTTATTAAGCAGCCTGCTTTTTTGTCAGCACCAGAAATGGCTGAGGTAAAAACAGCAATTCCCCAACCTTCAGCAGCAGTTGTTACCACTAATAAGCAGTTGGCTACTTGGTTGAAGTTAAGATTGGAATACGTCTTGTCAGGAGAGTTTGAAGCACCTTCCGAAGGCATTCCTGAGCCATTAGCTACCCTGGAAATTGCTTAG
- a CDS encoding DUF2283 domain-containing protein, whose translation MKFNYYPETDSLYISLNEKPSTDSQEVSSSIVLDFDSEGNLVGIDINHASQVVDLTRLEAEALPINSIALAKK comes from the coding sequence ATGAAATTTAATTACTATCCCGAAACAGACTCACTTTATATTAGCTTGAATGAAAAACCTAGCACAGACTCTCAGGAAGTCTCTTCTAGCATTGTACTTGACTTTGATAGTGAGGGTAATTTAGTTGGTATTGACATAAACCATGCTAGTCAGGTTGTCGATCTAACTCGTCTCGAAGCAGAAGCTTTACCAATTAATTCTATTGCATTAGCTAAAAAGTAA
- a CDS encoding acetyltransferase, which produces MLLKSKEDDGLVEINEVSDLIDPFKEEVMVQIQEGQNEQPPEPVKKSDLVFPSGEALPLCWLDSNYKLKSN; this is translated from the coding sequence ATGCTATTAAAAAGCAAAGAGGATGATGGATTGGTGGAGATTAACGAAGTAAGCGATCTGATCGATCCTTTTAAAGAAGAAGTGATGGTGCAGATTCAAGAAGGGCAGAATGAACAGCCTCCTGAACCCGTCAAGAAATCTGATTTGGTTTTTCCTTCAGGAGAAGCTCTTCCACTATGCTGGCTAGATAGCAACTATAAGTTAAAAAGTAATTAA
- the secF gene encoding protein translocase subunit SecF — translation MKFRVTQKRNLWWAISAIAMVASIAAMIFSFATLGTPLRPSLDFVGGTRIQIARDCSIANNCDQPIDAAQVREVLNEQGLGNGTIQLIGEDQQILSVRTENLDTERREELLNSLTDLIGAFDSKTLQIDSVGPTVGEELFVSGILALLVSFFGIIVYLSIRFQFDYALFAILALFHDVLITAGVFSVLGLTMGVEVDSLFLVSLLTIVGFSVNDTVVIYDRIRENMAASPENTVNQVVDDAVTQTLGRSINTTLTTLLPLLGIFFFGGQTLKYFALALIVGFVLGAYSSIFVASTLLAWWRNRKSNQPIAIADTTASE, via the coding sequence ATGAAATTTAGAGTCACTCAAAAACGAAACTTATGGTGGGCAATTTCGGCAATAGCAATGGTCGCCAGCATTGCCGCTATGATTTTTTCCTTTGCTACCTTGGGTACACCACTCCGCCCTAGTCTCGACTTTGTCGGTGGTACTCGTATCCAAATTGCCCGTGATTGTTCCATCGCCAATAATTGTGACCAGCCTATAGATGCAGCGCAGGTACGAGAAGTACTAAATGAGCAAGGATTAGGCAACGGTACAATTCAGCTAATAGGGGAGGATCAACAGATTCTTTCTGTAAGGACAGAAAATCTTGATACCGAGCGTCGTGAGGAATTATTAAATTCTTTAACCGATCTCATCGGTGCATTTGATAGTAAAACCCTTCAGATCGATTCTGTGGGGCCAACTGTTGGTGAAGAACTGTTTGTTTCGGGAATATTAGCCTTATTAGTTTCTTTCTTTGGCATTATTGTCTATTTAAGTATTCGCTTCCAGTTCGATTATGCCCTGTTTGCGATTTTGGCATTGTTTCATGATGTACTAATTACGGCAGGGGTATTTTCTGTGTTGGGTTTAACGATGGGTGTCGAAGTAGATAGTTTATTCCTCGTGTCACTGCTAACTATTGTCGGTTTCTCGGTTAACGACACTGTCGTAATTTACGATCGCATCCGCGAAAACATGGCAGCTAGTCCTGAGAATACAGTTAATCAAGTAGTTGACGATGCCGTTACTCAAACCCTAGGGCGATCGATTAACACCACCCTGACTACTTTGCTACCATTGCTGGGTATATTTTTCTTTGGCGGGCAAACCCTGAAATATTTTGCTTTGGCTTTAATTGTAGGCTTTGTTCTCGGTGCATATTCCAGTATCTTTGTTGCCAGTACTCTGTTGGCTTGGTGGCGTAACCGTAAAAGCAACCAGCCTATCGCAATTGCTGACACGACCGCATCGGAATAA